The genome window CAGGCGGCGACCGGAAGCTGCCGCCTCGTATCCCGCCTTGCGGGAAGGCATCCCCCCACCAAGTAGTCTGCGCCAGAAGCCCATCAGAGGTCTTTCTCGCTGCAAACGCGCAAATGCCGCAGGATGCGGCCATCCCTGGTGCGGGCCATCTCCCGCTCCAGCAATTCAAGGACAGTCCTGGCCTGGGTGAGATCGAACTCCAATACCTTGTCGCCATGGGAAATTCGCCGTTGCAGGCTTTCCAAACGTTCCAGAAGCCGATCTCTGCGCAGTTGCAGTTCGGCGAAAGTAGCCATAGAATAGTTCTCCACCACCCCGGATGAGATGTTTATAGACTATTTACTTGATATCTTTTTCAGGTTTGGAAGACGCATGAATGAGATTGTAGAACATCGCAAAACGGCACGTGTACTCACGATCGTGGACAACCAGATCCAGACTGGAACACCATCAATCACCCTGGAGACCTACAACCGATTGACATCTTCTGGATTCAGCGACGATGAGGCACGCAAACTGATCGGTACCGCGTTGGGGGCCGAAATGGTGATGATGCTGCGGCACATGGAACCGTTCGATTTGAACCGCTACACTGCGACGCTTCGGCAACTGCCCCGCGTGAGAGCCTCATAGCATCCACGGGGAGAGGTAAACCCGGCGCTGCGGGCGTTGCATAACCGGTTTGGCCGATGGTTTGACATCCACCTCTTTCAGTGGAATATCCGCCAGCCGGTCCGCTTCAAAATTCAATCGCAAACCCATGCTTACCAGTCCGTTGAGAGCAGCCAGAGAATAGACTCTGGCATCAAGCGCTTCATTTCTGTCGGAGTCTTTTTTGCGCCATTCTCGGACGGGGCGGCCCTTGACGAACCGGGTGGCAATTCGCTCGGCGGTCAACTGGCGAAACCATTCGGCGTCCCGGTCCATCGGAAAGTGCATGTAACCGGGCCCCGGCTCTTTGATCCGCAGCCGGGAGTAAACGGCCTCCTTGATGCTGTCCACGCCGATCACGAACAGTGGCACCCGGCCCTTGTTGTTACGGGAAGGGCGTCGTGGCCAGATGGGCACTCCCATGCCACCCCGACCTTTGATGGCCCAGATGCGCCGATCCTGCCGGTTGCGGCAGAAGGCGTAGGCCGCCAACGTGTGGTGCCCACCGGTATCCAAAGCGGCAGCGCGAATGTGCAGATCCGGCATCTGCCGGGCATGGGGAAAGGGATGGCGCAGCAGGTTGTCCAGATCCTGCCAAACCGCCGGACCCGAGGGATCACCCGACAACACCCGGTAGTCCACCGACCAGGACTCTTCGTCCTTCCCCCAGCCAACGATCTCGATTTCCAATCGGTCGTCCTGCACGTCGATTCCGGCGGTGAGAATGACAA of Magnetococcales bacterium contains these proteins:
- a CDS encoding phage terminase large subunit family protein, whose amino-acid sequence is SRVEAAYNESDQRRYWVPCPSCEKLQVLEWKQVRWPEGEREKAHYVCLHCEAIIPEHRKGWMLDRGKWIAENPGVSSTAGFHLSSLYSPLGWVSWGQIAVEHGEVYRDPARLKVWVNTKLGQTWEEDAEQLDGEGLMERREAFGQWLPAGIVILTAGIDVQDDRLEIEIVGWGKDEESWSVDYRVLSGDPSGPAVWQDLDNLLRHPFPHARQMPDLHIRAAALDTGGHHTLAAYAFCRNRQDRRIWAIKGRGGMGVPIWPRRPSRNNKGRVPLFVIGVDSIKEAVYSRLRIKEPGPGYMHFPMDRDAEWFRQLTAERIATRFVKGRPVREWRKKDSDRNEALDARVYSLAALNGLVSMGLRLNFEADRLADIPLKEVDVKPSAKPVMQRPQRRVYLSPWML